The following proteins come from a genomic window of Miscanthus floridulus cultivar M001 chromosome 2, ASM1932011v1, whole genome shotgun sequence:
- the LOC136535044 gene encoding transmembrane 9 superfamily member 3-like isoform X1, which translates to MAASPAPAAAAALLVLLALAAASGVAADGSDHRYKMNEPVPLYANKVGPFHNPSETYRYFDLPFCSPEKVREKSEALGEVLNGDRLVDAPYKLDFRFEVESKAVCSKKLTIEDVVKFRNAVAKDYYFQMYYDDLPLWGFIGKVEKGGKADPSEWKYYLYRHIIFDILYNNDRVIEINVHTDQSALVDLTEDKETNVEFLYSVKWKETPTPFEKRMEKYSSSSNMPHHLEVHWFSIINSCVTVLLLTGFLATILMRVLKNDFVKYAHDEEAADDQEESGWKYIHGDVFRFPKNKSLFSAALGTGTQLFALTTFIFLLALVGVFYPYNRGALFTALVVIYALTSGIAGYIATSFYCQLEGTNWVRNLLLTGCLFCGPLFLTFCFLNTVAIAYSATAALPFGTICVIVLIWTLVTFPLLVLGGIAGKNSKSEFQAPCRTTKYPREIPPLPWYRRTIPQMAMAGFLPFSAIYIELYYIFASVWGHRIYTIYSILFIVFIILLIVTAFITVALTYFQLAAEDHEWWWRSFLCGGSTGFFVYGYCLYYYYARSDMSGFMQTSFFFGYMACICYAFFLMLGMVGFRASLFFVRHIYKSIKCE; encoded by the exons ATGGCGGCCTCGCCGGccccggccgcggccgcggcgctcctcgtcctcctcgccctcGCGGCGGCCAGCGGCGTGGCGGCCGACGGCTCCGACCACCGGTACAAGATGAACGAGCCCGTCCCGCTCTACGCCAACAAGGTCGGCCCCTTTCACAATCCCAG TGAGACATATCGTTACTTCGACCTGCCTTTCTGCTCTCCTG AGAAAGTGAGGGAGAAGAGTGAGGCCCTTGGCGAGGTCCTCAATGGGGATCGGTTAGTTGATGCGCCTTACAAGCTTGATTTCCGTTTCGAAGTTGAGTCCAAGGCGGTTTGCTCAAAGAAGCTTACCATAGAGGATGTAGTGAAGTTCCGGAATGCAGTAGCTAAGGACTACTACTTCCAGATGTACTATGATGATCTCCCACTGTGGGGGTTCATTGGTAAAGTTGAGAAGGGAGGCAAGGCCGATCCGAGCGAGTGGAAATACTACCTATACAGGCACATCATCTTTGATATCCTATACAACAACGACCGGGTGATCGAAATCAATGTGCACACTGATCAGAGTGCGTTGGTCGACCTGACGGAGGATAAGGAGACCAATGTGGAATTCCTGTACTCAGTCAAGTGGAAGGAGACGCCAACACCATTCGAGAAGAGGATGGAGAAGTATTCCAGCTCCTCCAACATGCCTCACCACCTGGAGGTTCATTGGTTCTCAATTATAAACTCTTGTGTTACTGTCCTCCTCCTCACAGGGTTCCTTGCAACAATCCTCATGCGAGTATTGAAGAATGATTTTGTCAA GTATGCTCATGATGAAGAAGCAGCTGATGACCAGGAAGAGTCTGGATGGAAGTATATCCATGGTGATGTCTTCCGGTTCCCAAAGAATAAGTCGCTATTTTCCGCTGCTCTTGGCACAGGAACTCAACTATTTGCCCT CACAACCTTTATATTCCTTCTTGCACTTGTTGGAGTATTCTACCCTTACAACCGTGGTGCACTATTTACTGCATTGGTTGTCATCTATGCACTCACTTCAGGAATTGCTGGATACATTGCTACCTCTTTCTATTGTCAGCTGGAGGGGACAAACTGG GTGAGGAACTTGCTATTGACAGGATGCCTGTTCTGTGGACCTCTCTTCCTGACATTTTGCTTCTTGAACACTGTTGCTATTGCTTATAGTGCAACAGCAGCATTGCCCTTTGGCACTATCTGTGTCATTGTGCTCATCTGGACCTTGGTCACATTTCCTTTGCTTGTTTTGGGAGGTATTGCTGGTAAAAACAGCAAAAGTGAATTCCAAGCTCCTTGCCGTACCACAAAATACCCCAGGGAGATTCCTCCACTTCCCTGGTACCGGAGAACTATTCCACAGATGGCAATGGCTGGGTTTTTGCCTTTCAGTGCCATATACATCGAGCTATACTACATCTTTGCTAGTGTTTGGGGCCACAGGATTTACACAATCTACAGCATTCTGTTTATTGTCTTTATCATCCTCCTTATTGTCACTGCATTCATCACTGTTGCACTGACATACTTCCAGCTTGCTGCTGAAGACCATGAGTGGTGGTGGAG GTCATTCCTATGCGGAGGATCAACTGGATTTTTCGTGTACGGCTACTGCCTGTACTACTACTATGCGCGATCAGATATGTCTGGCTTCATGCAGACATCTTTCTTCTTTGGCTACATGGCCTGCATCTGCTATGCATTCTTCTTGATGCTTGGGATGGTGGGCTTCCGTGCGTCCTTGTTCTTTGTCCGCCACATATACAAATCTATCAAGTGTGAGTGA
- the LOC136535044 gene encoding transmembrane 9 superfamily member 3-like isoform X2 → MAASPAPAAAAALLVLLALAAASGVAADGSDHRYKMNEPVPLYANKVGPFHNPSETYRYFDLPFCSPEKVREKSEALGEVLNGDRYAHDEEAADDQEESGWKYIHGDVFRFPKNKSLFSAALGTGTQLFALTTFIFLLALVGVFYPYNRGALFTALVVIYALTSGIAGYIATSFYCQLEGTNWVRNLLLTGCLFCGPLFLTFCFLNTVAIAYSATAALPFGTICVIVLIWTLVTFPLLVLGGIAGKNSKSEFQAPCRTTKYPREIPPLPWYRRTIPQMAMAGFLPFSAIYIELYYIFASVWGHRIYTIYSILFIVFIILLIVTAFITVALTYFQLAAEDHEWWWRSFLCGGSTGFFVYGYCLYYYYARSDMSGFMQTSFFFGYMACICYAFFLMLGMVGFRASLFFVRHIYKSIKCE, encoded by the exons ATGGCGGCCTCGCCGGccccggccgcggccgcggcgctcctcgtcctcctcgccctcGCGGCGGCCAGCGGCGTGGCGGCCGACGGCTCCGACCACCGGTACAAGATGAACGAGCCCGTCCCGCTCTACGCCAACAAGGTCGGCCCCTTTCACAATCCCAG TGAGACATATCGTTACTTCGACCTGCCTTTCTGCTCTCCTG AGAAAGTGAGGGAGAAGAGTGAGGCCCTTGGCGAGGTCCTCAATGGGGATCG GTATGCTCATGATGAAGAAGCAGCTGATGACCAGGAAGAGTCTGGATGGAAGTATATCCATGGTGATGTCTTCCGGTTCCCAAAGAATAAGTCGCTATTTTCCGCTGCTCTTGGCACAGGAACTCAACTATTTGCCCT CACAACCTTTATATTCCTTCTTGCACTTGTTGGAGTATTCTACCCTTACAACCGTGGTGCACTATTTACTGCATTGGTTGTCATCTATGCACTCACTTCAGGAATTGCTGGATACATTGCTACCTCTTTCTATTGTCAGCTGGAGGGGACAAACTGG GTGAGGAACTTGCTATTGACAGGATGCCTGTTCTGTGGACCTCTCTTCCTGACATTTTGCTTCTTGAACACTGTTGCTATTGCTTATAGTGCAACAGCAGCATTGCCCTTTGGCACTATCTGTGTCATTGTGCTCATCTGGACCTTGGTCACATTTCCTTTGCTTGTTTTGGGAGGTATTGCTGGTAAAAACAGCAAAAGTGAATTCCAAGCTCCTTGCCGTACCACAAAATACCCCAGGGAGATTCCTCCACTTCCCTGGTACCGGAGAACTATTCCACAGATGGCAATGGCTGGGTTTTTGCCTTTCAGTGCCATATACATCGAGCTATACTACATCTTTGCTAGTGTTTGGGGCCACAGGATTTACACAATCTACAGCATTCTGTTTATTGTCTTTATCATCCTCCTTATTGTCACTGCATTCATCACTGTTGCACTGACATACTTCCAGCTTGCTGCTGAAGACCATGAGTGGTGGTGGAG GTCATTCCTATGCGGAGGATCAACTGGATTTTTCGTGTACGGCTACTGCCTGTACTACTACTATGCGCGATCAGATATGTCTGGCTTCATGCAGACATCTTTCTTCTTTGGCTACATGGCCTGCATCTGCTATGCATTCTTCTTGATGCTTGGGATGGTGGGCTTCCGTGCGTCCTTGTTCTTTGTCCGCCACATATACAAATCTATCAAGTGTGAGTGA